The following coding sequences are from one Candidatus Nanopelagicus hibericus window:
- a CDS encoding phage holin family protein, with amino-acid sequence MNLIVRLLSGALAFWAATSLLDGISVNGGAWSYLWVALLFGLINGVIGSLVKLLTLPAILLSLGLFAFVVNAAMLMLTARWSDRLDVVDFKSALFASLIISIVTTIINRAFKSKKA; translated from the coding sequence GTGAATTTAATTGTTCGCCTACTCTCTGGCGCACTCGCTTTTTGGGCAGCAACCTCCCTCCTTGATGGCATAAGCGTTAATGGTGGTGCCTGGAGCTATCTATGGGTAGCACTCTTGTTTGGTCTAATAAATGGAGTTATTGGCTCATTAGTTAAGTTGTTAACACTGCCCGCTATTTTGTTATCTTTAGGATTATTTGCTTTTGTAGTAAATGCAGCAATGTTGATGTTAACTGCCAGGTGGAGTGATCGATTAGATGTTGTGGATTTTAAATCAGCACTCTTTGCATCTTTGATAATCTCAATTGTTACCACCATTATTAATCGGGCATTTAAGAGCAAGAAGGCTTAA
- a CDS encoding succinate dehydrogenase/fumarate reductase iron-sulfur subunit codes for MSKKIKLRIWRGDAKDGALKDVEVEANEGEVVLDVIHRVQATQMGDLAVRWNCKAGKCGSCSMEINGKPRLACMSQVSSFAEGETITVTPLRAFPVIKDLVTDVSFNYKKAMEVESFTPPVGLKAGEVRMAQVDVERSQEFRKCIECFLCQDTCHVIRDHEENKKSFAGPRFFIRLAELDMHPLDILKNRKQKAQAEHGLGMCNITKCCTEVCPEHIKITDNAIIPMKERVVDVKYDPVRWLGSKIRKREGIL; via the coding sequence ATGAGTAAAAAAATAAAACTTAGAATCTGGCGCGGGGATGCAAAAGATGGTGCGTTAAAAGATGTTGAGGTTGAAGCAAATGAGGGTGAAGTAGTTCTGGATGTAATTCACCGGGTACAGGCAACCCAGATGGGCGACTTAGCGGTTCGTTGGAATTGCAAAGCTGGTAAGTGTGGTTCATGTTCTATGGAGATAAATGGCAAGCCACGTCTTGCCTGTATGAGCCAAGTATCAAGTTTTGCAGAGGGTGAAACCATCACTGTTACACCACTACGCGCATTTCCAGTAATTAAAGATTTAGTAACTGATGTTTCATTTAATTATAAGAAGGCGATGGAGGTTGAATCCTTCACTCCACCTGTTGGTTTAAAGGCAGGTGAGGTCCGAATGGCCCAAGTTGATGTTGAAAGGTCACAGGAGTTTAGAAAATGTATTGAGTGCTTCCTATGCCAAGACACCTGCCATGTAATAAGAGATCATGAAGAGAATAAGAAGTCATTTGCTGGCCCAAGATTTTTTATCAGGCTAGCTGAGCTTGATATGCACCCACTTGATATCTTGAAAAATCGTAAGCAAAAGGCGCAAGCAGAGCATGGTCTTGGGATGTGTAACATCACTAAATGTTGTACAGAGGTTTGCCCAGAGCATATAAAGATTACCGATAACGCAATTATCCCAATGAAGGAGCGGGTAGTTGATGTTAAGTATGACCCAGTTAGATGGCTTGGATCAAAAATTCGCAAACGTGAGGGTATTCTTTAG
- a CDS encoding FkbM family methyltransferase translates to MGKNYCKFMNLFLNKEFKYEFKDHRYYMVVNNKKFYFLRSRVDLYHLGFDARIKGLSNSYNCDFVELSEDELIVDVGANAGEFQFCFPKNNYIGFEPSPLDYEILELNRLTSSSIYNTCISDFDGVVKFYISTESSDSSIYQPLKVEQVIDVQVSRIDTLVKQKIGLIKIDAEGAEFEVLKGCDKLFEKIHYITVDLGFEKGITEDSTFPEVLNLLYGVGFTVIKNSPGNRFLFVNNNF, encoded by the coding sequence ATGGGAAAAAATTATTGCAAGTTCATGAATTTATTTCTGAATAAAGAATTTAAGTATGAGTTTAAGGATCATCGATACTATATGGTAGTTAACAACAAAAAATTTTATTTTTTGCGGTCAAGAGTGGATTTATATCATCTTGGTTTTGATGCAAGGATTAAAGGATTAAGCAATTCATATAATTGTGATTTTGTAGAGCTATCTGAAGATGAACTTATAGTCGATGTAGGTGCTAATGCTGGTGAATTCCAATTTTGCTTTCCAAAAAATAATTATATTGGGTTTGAACCATCACCTCTAGATTATGAAATTTTAGAATTAAACAGATTGACTAGTTCTTCCATTTATAATACTTGCATTAGCGATTTTGACGGAGTGGTCAAATTTTATATTTCAACAGAGTCTTCAGATTCTTCAATTTATCAGCCATTAAAAGTAGAACAAGTAATAGATGTTCAGGTATCTAGAATTGACACTCTAGTTAAGCAAAAAATTGGGTTGATAAAAATTGACGCTGAGGGTGCAGAGTTTGAAGTTCTTAAGGGTTGTGATAAGTTGTTTGAAAAAATTCATTACATAACCGTGGACTTAGGTTTTGAAAAAGGAATCACTGAGGATTCGACTTTTCCAGAAGTATTAAACCTACTATACGGAGTAGGTTTCACTGTAATTAAGAATTCTCCTGGCAATCGCTTTTTATTTGTGAATAATAATTTTTGA
- a CDS encoding fumarate reductase/succinate dehydrogenase flavoprotein subunit → MSEKIPMERHNYDVVVIGAGGAGLRAAVEAREAGLRVAIICKSLFGKAHTVMAEGGIAASMGNVNDKDGWQVHFRDTMRGGKFLNHYRMAELHAKEAPDRVWELELWGALFDRTGEGKISQRNFGGHEYPRLAHVGDRTGLELIRTMQQKIVSMQQQDKKDHGDAESYLKVFAEVTITEVLKENGKVSGVYGYRRENGNELLFESPAVILATGGVGKTFKITSNSWEGTGDGHALALKAGGNLVDMEFLQFHPTGMVWPPSVRGILVTESVRGEGGVLTNTKGERFMFKYIPEVFKDKYADNEAEADRWYLDQDNNRRPPELLPRDEVARAINTEVKSGRGSPHGGVFLDVSKRIPADVIKKRLPSMWHQFYELAGVDITKEPMEVGPTCHYVMGGVEVDPDTAAAVGVPGLYAAGEVAGGMHGSNRLGGNSLSDLLVFGRRAGVGAAEYVKSAQPVKVSEKSIKDAAEKIAAPFKRTGGENPYTLHQELQEITHNLVGIIRTRSELQDAIEKIAAIRKRIENVAVSGDRLFNPGFHLSFDLDNMLLVAESTAKSAIVRQESRGGHTRDDFPVMDPNWRSQNNIAAFNGKEVVVKQQKLPKMPNELFDLFDIHELEKYLSKDELPNNAGVRS, encoded by the coding sequence ATGAGTGAGAAAATTCCAATGGAGCGTCACAATTATGATGTAGTAGTAATTGGCGCAGGAGGTGCAGGTCTTCGTGCTGCGGTTGAAGCACGCGAGGCTGGACTTCGAGTAGCAATCATCTGTAAATCTTTATTTGGCAAAGCCCACACTGTTATGGCAGAGGGTGGAATTGCTGCCTCAATGGGAAATGTGAATGATAAAGATGGTTGGCAGGTACATTTTAGAGACACCATGCGGGGTGGAAAGTTTTTAAACCATTATCGAATGGCAGAGCTACATGCAAAAGAAGCACCTGATCGGGTTTGGGAGCTAGAGCTTTGGGGTGCACTCTTTGATCGAACTGGTGAAGGAAAGATCTCACAACGTAACTTTGGTGGACATGAGTACCCACGTCTTGCTCACGTGGGTGATCGAACAGGTCTTGAATTAATTAGGACAATGCAACAAAAAATAGTCTCTATGCAACAACAGGACAAAAAAGATCATGGGGATGCTGAAAGTTATCTAAAGGTATTTGCTGAGGTCACAATTACTGAAGTATTAAAAGAGAATGGCAAGGTTTCTGGTGTTTATGGCTACAGACGAGAGAATGGCAATGAGCTGTTGTTTGAGTCCCCTGCAGTAATTCTTGCAACTGGTGGGGTTGGCAAAACATTTAAGATCACCTCAAACTCCTGGGAGGGCACAGGAGATGGTCACGCACTGGCATTAAAAGCTGGTGGAAATTTAGTTGATATGGAGTTTTTACAATTTCATCCAACTGGCATGGTTTGGCCACCATCAGTTCGTGGAATTTTGGTAACAGAATCTGTCCGTGGTGAGGGTGGTGTTTTAACCAACACAAAGGGTGAGCGATTTATGTTCAAATACATTCCAGAGGTATTTAAAGATAAGTACGCAGATAATGAGGCAGAGGCAGATCGTTGGTATTTAGATCAAGACAACAACCGCAGGCCACCTGAGTTATTACCACGTGATGAGGTTGCAAGAGCTATTAATACTGAGGTCAAATCAGGTCGTGGTTCACCACATGGTGGTGTCTTCTTAGATGTATCAAAGCGAATACCAGCTGATGTAATTAAAAAGCGATTGCCATCGATGTGGCATCAATTTTATGAATTAGCAGGGGTTGATATTACAAAGGAGCCAATGGAGGTTGGTCCTACTTGTCATTATGTAATGGGCGGAGTTGAGGTTGATCCTGATACAGCTGCTGCTGTTGGCGTGCCAGGACTTTATGCAGCAGGTGAGGTTGCAGGTGGGATGCATGGTTCAAATCGTTTGGGTGGTAATTCACTCTCTGATCTTTTAGTTTTTGGCAGGCGTGCTGGTGTTGGCGCTGCTGAGTATGTGAAGAGCGCTCAACCTGTGAAGGTAAGTGAAAAGAGTATTAAAGATGCAGCTGAAAAAATCGCTGCACCATTTAAACGAACAGGTGGTGAGAACCCATATACCCTTCACCAAGAGCTACAAGAGATCACCCATAACCTAGTTGGAATTATTAGAACAAGAAGTGAGTTACAGGACGCGATTGAAAAGATTGCAGCAATAAGAAAACGTATTGAAAACGTTGCAGTAAGTGGTGATCGTCTATTTAATCCAGGTTTTCACCTCTCCTTTGATCTCGACAACATGTTATTGGTGGCAGAAAGCACTGCAAAATCAGCAATTGTTAGGCAGGAATCTCGTGGTGGTCACACCAGAGACGACTTCCCAGTTATGGACCCAAATTGGAGATCACAAAATAATATTGCAGCCTTTAATGGCAAAGAGGTAGTTGTTAAACAACAAAAACTTCCCAAAATGCCAAATGAGTTATTTGATCTCTTTGATATCCATGAGTTAGAGAAGTATTTAAGCAAGGATGAACTACCTAATAACGCGGGGGTTAGATCATGA
- a CDS encoding aminopeptidase P family protein, whose translation MNSGSNSNNNEKGVEVRTHDIPIADAMTEFMKEGWAPSPLTGITAHPSIPFTKLRRDKLSKQYVGKRLIFPSGSLKVRSNDSDYQFRAHSAFSWFTGVIASDCVPDSLFVMEPTTSGHEALLFIHPRSLRNDSEFYKDTRFGEFWVGRRMTLEETETKYGIKVKQIESIEEFLKDKKETLVVRGEDSAIDKLVEENTESEKEFLNYISVMRAVKDKYEIDEMQKAIDASVRGFADMVRVFPAATSVPRGERVIEAAFYGRARLEGNDNGYPSIVASGAHACVLHWIKNDGDVLPGDLILIDAGVEVESHYTADITRTFPVNGKFTEAQRKIYMIVYKAQQAGIAAVKPGAKFKDFHAACMVEIAKGAEELGVLPMSAEESLKEENGLHRRWQFHGSGHHLGIDVHDCAHARKEQYAEAVLEAGMILTVEPGFYIQPDDTLFPEEYRGIGVRIEDDILVTESGAKILSNALPRHPDEVEAYMAKILK comes from the coding sequence ATGAATTCAGGTAGTAATTCCAACAATAATGAAAAGGGTGTTGAAGTGAGAACCCACGATATTCCAATTGCTGATGCAATGACGGAGTTTATGAAAGAGGGCTGGGCGCCATCACCTTTGACTGGAATTACAGCCCATCCATCAATTCCCTTCACAAAACTACGCAGAGATAAATTGTCTAAACAATATGTTGGCAAGAGATTAATTTTTCCTTCAGGTTCATTAAAGGTTAGAAGTAATGACTCTGATTACCAATTCAGAGCTCACTCAGCCTTTAGTTGGTTTACTGGAGTAATTGCATCAGATTGTGTTCCAGATTCCTTATTTGTAATGGAACCAACTACATCGGGCCATGAAGCATTGTTATTTATTCACCCAAGGTCACTTCGAAATGATAGTGAATTTTATAAGGACACAAGATTTGGTGAGTTTTGGGTTGGCAGAAGAATGACATTGGAAGAGACTGAAACAAAATATGGAATTAAGGTAAAACAAATTGAGTCAATTGAAGAGTTTTTAAAGGACAAAAAAGAAACATTGGTAGTACGTGGTGAAGATTCTGCAATTGATAAGTTAGTTGAAGAGAATACAGAAAGTGAAAAAGAGTTCTTAAACTACATCTCAGTGATGAGAGCTGTTAAAGATAAGTATGAGATTGATGAGATGCAAAAGGCAATTGACGCTTCAGTTCGTGGTTTTGCCGATATGGTCCGTGTTTTTCCAGCAGCAACTTCTGTGCCAAGAGGTGAGCGAGTAATTGAGGCTGCCTTTTATGGCAGAGCAAGATTAGAAGGAAATGACAATGGCTACCCAAGCATTGTCGCATCTGGCGCTCATGCTTGTGTATTACATTGGATTAAAAATGATGGTGATGTACTGCCGGGGGACTTAATTTTAATTGATGCTGGCGTTGAGGTTGAATCTCATTACACCGCGGATATAACTAGAACCTTTCCGGTAAATGGAAAGTTCACCGAAGCACAACGTAAGATTTATATGATTGTTTATAAGGCTCAACAAGCAGGAATTGCAGCTGTTAAGCCTGGGGCAAAGTTTAAGGATTTTCACGCCGCCTGCATGGTTGAGATTGCAAAAGGAGCAGAGGAGCTTGGTGTGCTGCCAATGAGTGCTGAGGAATCTTTAAAAGAAGAAAATGGCTTACACAGAAGATGGCAGTTTCATGGCTCTGGCCATCACTTAGGTATTGATGTGCATGATTGCGCACACGCTAGAAAAGAGCAGTACGCCGAAGCTGTATTAGAAGCTGGCATGATTTTAACTGTTGAGCCTGGTTTTTATATTCAACCAGATGACACCTTATTTCCAGAGGAGTACCGAGGAATTGGTGTTCGGATTGAGGATGATATTTTAGTTACAGAATCAGGGGCCAAGATATTAAGTAACGCCCTCCCTCGTCACCCAGATGAGGTTGAGGCTTACATGGCAAAAATACTTAAGTAA
- a CDS encoding FAD-dependent oxidoreductase produces the protein MPTYKIAIVGAGPAGYFTAQAFQKAQSDDRSFAIDMIERLPTPWGLVRSGVAPDHPKIKTVSKVFEKIAKEPNFRLFANVELGKDVSLKDLRDQYDVVVLATGASKGRKLGIPGEELKNSLSAAEFVPWYNAHPDYVDVEVDLSSDTAVVIGAGNVAMDVARILAIDPSELDSTDVAEHALIKLKQSNIRTVIICGRRGPEHAAFTAPELRDLPKLENTDVFIDPKQITEAIKHIEEMDDVEKDLKNNIEAMKTIAEHEKKGVPRKLEIKFLSTPLEIKGSGKVEEIVFQKNKVKNGKVVATGETFSVKTGLVITAIGYNSIEYPGISIENGQITNIAGHVEHNVYAVGWAKRGPTGVIGTNKSDSNDVVDLIIENLKEPKTSEGITGLLKSGHEVIDQIAWEKINASEVISGEIAGKPRVKEVDWKQLISLGRS, from the coding sequence TTGCCAACCTATAAAATCGCAATAGTTGGAGCAGGTCCTGCTGGCTACTTCACTGCGCAAGCATTTCAAAAAGCACAATCTGATGATCGCTCATTTGCAATTGACATGATTGAACGTTTGCCAACTCCTTGGGGTTTGGTTCGAAGTGGTGTTGCACCAGATCATCCAAAGATAAAAACAGTTTCTAAGGTATTTGAAAAGATTGCCAAGGAGCCAAACTTTAGATTATTTGCCAATGTAGAGTTGGGTAAAGATGTCTCGCTAAAGGACTTACGGGATCAATATGATGTTGTGGTTTTAGCAACGGGTGCGTCAAAGGGGCGAAAACTTGGGATTCCAGGTGAAGAGTTAAAAAACTCATTATCTGCTGCCGAGTTTGTTCCTTGGTATAACGCACACCCAGATTACGTTGATGTTGAGGTAGATCTATCCTCCGATACAGCAGTAGTAATTGGCGCTGGAAATGTGGCAATGGATGTGGCCCGAATACTTGCAATTGATCCAAGTGAACTTGATTCAACCGATGTGGCAGAACACGCACTTATAAAATTAAAGCAAAGCAATATCCGAACTGTGATTATCTGTGGCAGACGAGGTCCCGAGCACGCAGCCTTTACCGCCCCTGAGCTTCGAGATCTTCCAAAACTTGAAAACACTGATGTCTTTATTGACCCAAAGCAAATAACAGAGGCGATTAAACACATTGAAGAAATGGATGATGTTGAGAAAGATTTAAAAAACAATATCGAAGCAATGAAAACTATTGCAGAGCATGAGAAAAAAGGCGTACCGAGAAAGCTAGAAATAAAGTTTTTATCAACACCACTTGAAATTAAGGGTAGTGGCAAAGTTGAAGAGATTGTGTTTCAGAAAAATAAGGTTAAAAACGGTAAAGTGGTTGCAACTGGTGAGACATTTTCAGTCAAAACCGGATTGGTTATTACAGCCATCGGTTATAACTCAATTGAATATCCTGGCATAAGTATTGAAAATGGGCAGATTACAAATATTGCAGGACATGTGGAACACAATGTTTATGCAGTAGGTTGGGCAAAGCGCGGACCAACGGGAGTGATTGGCACAAATAAAAGTGATTCAAATGATGTAGTTGATTTAATCATTGAAAATCTTAAGGAGCCAAAGACAAGTGAAGGAATTACTGGGTTATTAAAATCAGGGCATGAGGTAATTGATCAAATTGCTTGGGAGAAAATAAATGCCTCAGAGGTCATTTCAGGTGAAATTGCTGGAAAACCACGAGTAAAAGAAGTGGATTGGAAGCAGTTAATAAGTTTGGGTAGGTCTTGA
- the asnB gene encoding asparagine synthase (glutamine-hydrolyzing), giving the protein MCGIIFEMDNKICDEVNFKYALESQHHRGPDGSNYKVLQSGKVIIGNNRLAIIDKSGGSQPITSSDGQVVITFNGEIFNSRDLRNGLEKAGMKFNSSHSDTEVILQMYLKFGIKFIEQINGMFAIIIVDLKTQHTFVIRDRFGMKPIYFKINGSRYVFASDLRAIKILSKNNEICQDSVAEFMGLGFITSPNTVYQNIISLQAACYMDIDMISGKSTINNWWTPPVDEFGDINFEESVNLVRKEFTSAISRWTTSDYPIALSLSGGVDSSSVLIACLEAKIEVNPFFMGFKGFSLSRWDESSVVKGFTEVFGINYNNIEMTPQDLVLNLNNIVSHLEQPYGGGIPSWKIFLEMKKFGYRVALNGTGGDELFGNYNRATDLPSNVFDDIESFKLNYLNKFYKIYPYEINDLLMDNTSERYIDKLFHKAQRYQDLEIEKRSALFDMETQLTDEFLIMIDKLSMMNSIEARTPFLDHIFFEQIHRIPNRVKNIEGSYKLLLKTAFGDSLPTFLKQAPKKGFSLPLSIWFRGELRELLISKILDEEFIECFHLNKVIIAQTLDQFLAGDNSRVLFIWRLFMLSFWLRSVHLNQSFEKQ; this is encoded by the coding sequence ATGTGTGGAATTATTTTTGAAATGGATAACAAAATATGCGATGAAGTGAATTTCAAATACGCTCTTGAATCTCAGCACCATAGGGGTCCAGATGGTTCGAATTACAAGGTTTTGCAATCAGGAAAGGTGATAATTGGAAACAATAGATTAGCAATAATAGATAAGAGTGGTGGTAGCCAGCCAATTACCAGCTCAGATGGTCAGGTGGTTATCACATTTAATGGTGAAATTTTCAATTCCCGCGACCTAAGAAATGGCTTGGAAAAAGCAGGAATGAAATTTAATTCTAGCCATTCAGATACTGAAGTGATTTTACAAATGTACTTAAAATTTGGGATTAAGTTTATAGAGCAAATAAATGGAATGTTTGCGATAATAATTGTAGATTTGAAGACTCAGCATACCTTTGTTATTCGAGATCGCTTCGGAATGAAACCAATATATTTTAAAATTAATGGCAGTAGATATGTTTTTGCTTCTGATCTAAGAGCAATTAAGATTTTATCAAAAAATAATGAGATATGCCAAGATTCTGTAGCGGAGTTCATGGGACTAGGGTTTATCACTAGTCCCAATACAGTTTATCAAAACATTATTTCTCTTCAAGCAGCTTGTTATATGGATATTGACATGATTTCGGGGAAATCAACCATCAATAATTGGTGGACCCCACCGGTCGATGAATTTGGGGACATTAATTTCGAAGAATCCGTTAATTTAGTTCGTAAAGAATTTACAAGCGCTATTTCAAGGTGGACTACTTCTGATTATCCAATTGCGCTTTCACTTTCAGGAGGGGTTGATTCATCATCAGTACTCATCGCGTGTCTCGAAGCTAAAATTGAGGTCAATCCCTTTTTTATGGGGTTTAAAGGCTTCTCTCTATCCCGCTGGGATGAAAGTAGTGTAGTTAAAGGTTTCACTGAGGTTTTCGGAATTAACTACAACAATATTGAAATGACTCCTCAAGATTTAGTTCTTAATCTAAATAATATCGTAAGCCACCTCGAACAACCATATGGTGGAGGTATTCCTTCATGGAAGATTTTTTTGGAAATGAAAAAATTTGGCTATAGAGTAGCTTTAAATGGTACGGGTGGGGATGAACTATTTGGAAATTATAACAGAGCTACAGACCTACCTTCAAATGTATTTGACGATATAGAAAGTTTCAAACTAAATTATTTGAATAAATTCTATAAAATCTACCCTTATGAGATTAATGATCTGCTTATGGATAACACTAGTGAGCGGTATATAGATAAATTGTTTCATAAAGCTCAAAGATACCAGGATTTAGAAATAGAGAAAAGAAGTGCACTTTTTGACATGGAAACACAATTGACTGATGAATTTCTCATAATGATAGATAAACTTTCAATGATGAATTCTATAGAAGCTAGAACTCCGTTTCTAGACCATATCTTCTTTGAACAAATCCATAGAATACCAAATAGAGTTAAAAACATTGAAGGCTCTTATAAACTTCTACTAAAAACTGCTTTTGGTGATTCTTTGCCCACATTTCTAAAACAAGCACCTAAAAAAGGGTTTTCCTTACCTTTATCTATTTGGTTTAGGGGAGAATTGAGAGAACTATTGATAAGTAAAATTCTAGACGAAGAATTTATCGAATGTTTTCATTTAAACAAAGTTATAATTGCTCAAACTCTTGATCAATTTCTCGCTGGAGATAATTCCCGAGTTTTATTCATATGGAGGTTATTCATGCTTTCCTTTTGGTTGAGGTCTGTTCATCTGAATCAATCGTTTGAAAAACAATAA
- a CDS encoding class I SAM-dependent methyltransferase produces the protein MADDTFLKSTSGGIANDEATFLYGICRFLQPKKILVIGNSYGVSTLFLSLVNLESDLVALDKFRVNGNAVTRELLKDMHHKTVIEGSTPEDLIAIIDRYLGGAVDFCLIDAVHTDEVQTAEFKILQRYMSAKSVIVFHDVISTDLMKSFNQLRDLDNTFDFKLATKTSSGLGLAIKGDLEPEFESYLAYFTQNLDTVSRFSLAIDTLNLSRYFPAESIKAFKIPPHPQT, from the coding sequence GTGGCTGATGATACATTTCTAAAGTCTACAAGTGGTGGGATTGCTAATGATGAAGCAACTTTTTTGTATGGGATTTGCCGATTTTTACAGCCAAAAAAAATCTTAGTTATTGGTAATTCGTATGGCGTGAGCACCTTGTTTTTATCATTAGTAAATCTAGAATCAGATTTAGTTGCGCTTGATAAATTTCGTGTTAATGGGAATGCTGTAACGCGGGAGTTGCTAAAAGACATGCACCATAAAACTGTGATTGAAGGATCTACTCCCGAAGATTTAATCGCAATTATTGATAGGTATTTAGGAGGAGCCGTTGATTTTTGTCTAATTGATGCAGTCCATACAGATGAAGTACAAACTGCTGAATTCAAAATTCTTCAACGCTACATGTCAGCTAAGTCTGTTATTGTATTTCACGATGTGATTAGTACAGATTTGATGAAATCTTTCAATCAATTGAGAGATTTAGATAATACATTCGATTTTAAATTAGCTACAAAAACGAGTTCAGGTTTAGGTTTGGCAATTAAAGGTGACTTAGAGCCAGAATTTGAGAGCTATCTTGCATATTTCACTCAAAATTTAGATACTGTTTCTAGATTTAGTTTAGCTATTGACACGCTTAATCTGTCAAGATATTTTCCTGCCGAATCAATAAAAGCTTTTAAAATTCCGCCTCACCCTCAAACTTGA
- a CDS encoding HAD family hydrolase, whose protein sequence is MSVLKTITGRRPKLIGTDLDGTIVANYGFISERTKIAFTAANAAGIHIYFVTGRPIRWMAEIKENFNFGLGICGNGAMLYDFLNEKILEQWLFSVEAQLETVKRLRTVIPPVTFAVEVNQQFHREKKYVPRWDIGADNVGVDQIEEVITAPALKILARCQNSEFSSDEMLVLANKELTGIATVTHSNSTDSLLEISADGVSKGATLAKVASRHGLTADDCVTFGDNPNDFSMLTWSSRSWAMADGHPDLMKYAKFQTDPHQEDGVAKVVERLLELPE, encoded by the coding sequence GTGAGTGTTTTAAAAACTATTACCGGCAGGCGTCCTAAATTAATTGGCACAGATCTAGATGGCACAATTGTTGCTAATTATGGATTTATATCGGAGCGTACAAAAATAGCTTTTACGGCAGCAAATGCCGCTGGGATTCATATCTACTTTGTCACTGGGCGCCCAATTAGGTGGATGGCCGAGATTAAAGAGAACTTTAATTTTGGCCTTGGAATCTGTGGCAATGGCGCAATGCTTTATGATTTTTTAAATGAAAAGATTTTAGAGCAGTGGCTTTTTTCAGTTGAAGCACAACTTGAAACAGTTAAGCGATTACGTACAGTGATACCGCCAGTAACATTTGCGGTTGAGGTTAATCAACAGTTTCATCGTGAAAAGAAATATGTACCAAGGTGGGATATTGGCGCAGATAATGTTGGTGTAGACCAGATTGAAGAGGTGATTACCGCTCCTGCGTTAAAAATATTAGCAAGGTGTCAAAATAGTGAGTTCTCATCCGATGAGATGTTGGTATTAGCAAATAAAGAGTTAACTGGAATTGCAACGGTCACCCATTCAAACTCAACTGATTCATTACTTGAGATATCAGCAGATGGTGTTAGCAAAGGTGCAACGCTTGCCAAGGTTGCTTCCCGCCATGGTTTAACAGCTGATGATTGCGTGACATTTGGTGATAATCCAAATGATTTTTCCATGCTCACTTGGTCAAGTAGATCTTGGGCGATGGCTGATGGACATCCAGATTTAATGAAGTATGCGAAATTTCAAACTGATCCACATCAAGAAGATGGTGTGGCAAAAGTGGTTGAAAGGTTGCTAGAACTTCCCGAGTAA